CTAGCTCTAAGTGCAGGCAGGGTTGCTGAGCCTTTTATCATTGGTGTGAGCATCTTCCTAATTGGTGAGTGTCCGGAATTCTGAGTTCAATCCAAAATTGAATTGATCATTAATATGAAAGTAGTATATACGTACTAATGAGGTGATTTGTTCAACATGGTATATATGCAGGGGCTATTACATCATTCATGAAGTTATGGCCATCTCTTGTGCAGTATGAGTATGGGTTCAGGGTCATACTTTTCACCTACTGTCTGATCATAGTCTCGGGATATCGGATGGGGAACCCGTTTAGGACTGCCATGGATAGGCTGTACTCAATTGCCCTTGGAGGGATTGTAGCAGTCCTGGTGAATGTGCTTGTTTTTCCTATATGGGCTGGGGAGCAGTTGCACAAGGAGCTGGTCAAAAGCTTTGATTCAGTGGCCGATTCACTTGAAGGTAAGAACACTATGACTAAACCCCTTTACCAGATTTTGGTTCCTTTAGAACCTACTATTAGAATCCTCATCTGGGTGTTTTTCAGAATGCGTTAGAAAATACTTGGAAGATGATGGCTCAGATCATCCAGAGTTCTCCAAGACTGTCATGGACGAGTTTCCAGATGAGCCTGCATACCGGACATGCCGAAAAACATTGAACTCCTCTGCAAAACTAGAATCCTTGGTACTTACTTTGATAGTAAATATGTTTCAACATAATTtgtatgattttgatatttggGTACTAACagtgatgattttttttttttttcggttcTAACTGTTAGGCAAATTCAGCAAAATGGGAGCCACCACATGGGAAATTCAGGCACTTCTTCTATCCATGGTCAGAGTATGTCAAAGTTGGAGCAGTTTTAAGATATTGTGCATATGAGGTTATGGCACTGCATGGTGTTCTTCACTCTGAGATTCAGGTCTTGCCTCCCTTCTCATTTCTATCTTGTGTTTTCTATGCAACTCTACAGGATCATATAGTATATTATCCATTCCCCACTTGACAGCTTACATGGAGTAGACTATCCATAGTGAATGAcagaaaaattttgataattagaaAAGGGAAAATGTGAAAGAAGGTCAGAGAATCAAACTACTGGGAAGAAGTATTGATGTGTTTTGAATGTTGTCCACTTAACAGAATCAGAACCCTTTCCCGGATGCTAACCTAGGAATATACCAAAACTTTCATTACTAGGTCTAAATTCCTCATCACGAATAAGCTGTGGAATTCTAACAGGCCAGAAAAGGCAAGCATGAAAGGAATATGTTCGAGAACCCGACAGTTGGCTATTATATGTTGTGTTTGTTCCATTGTTTCTTTCTGCTGGAGGTCCTTTCAGGGGAAGTTGCCTGGAACAAGAATGTTGATTCACTAGGTGCCATGGTCATTCTAATGACTCGGTCCTAACCATATTTGATATTGTCTGTTTTGGCCTCTAAAGGTAATTACAATTTATAAAGAACTTTTTCCCTTATCTGATAGGATATCACAATAAGCAAGCGAACAAGCGGGTGACTGAATCACCAATCAAACTAGACATTTGGTAATTAGGAGCTTCTCTTCATAGCCGAGACCACTTAATCATGTACGTGTTTTGAAGTCATGAGGATCCTTTTAGTACAAAATGGGCAATATTTAGGATCGGGTTATCACAGACATACAGTGAGACTCATACAGGGATCAAAGCTAGGAAATTCCATGCTTTATGGCTAATTAATTACTAAaagattttttgttgattttcttcAGGCCCCATACAACCTTCGGCTCACATTCCAATCAGAAATCAAAGAAGCAACAAGCCAGGCTGCAGAGCTGGTGAGGTGCTTGGGAAAAGACGTGTCGAGCATGAAGCAAAGCATCAAGACTTCCCTACTGAAGAAGGTTCACAGCTCCACTGAGCGTCTCCAATATGCCATAGACCTCCATTCCTATCTCCTCACATGCCATTCCGACCCTCCTGACACCTCTTCCAAGCCTCTTTCCAAGCTCCTCTCCCATGCCGTCTCCTATGACCTCTCAGACCAGCTCAATGACCCCAATCCACAGACACAAGACACACCTTCCGGGACTCTCCCTCTCCCACTAGTGACGGCAGAGTCTTACCATGAGATGATGAGGAAACAGATGAGAAGGCTTCATTCATGGCCATCCAGAGAGGTGGACGCCTTTGAAGAAGACGGTGGCCTCTGTATGGACACCCTGCCGAGGATGAGGGCACTGGAGAGCACTGCAGCATTGTCCCTTGCCACCTTCACTTCCTTGCTGATAGAGTTCGTGGCTCGCCTTGATCACTTGGTTGAAGCAGTTGACCAGCTTGCAGTGATGGCCAAGTTTAACCATGAGAGCCtataatcatatatatatatataaatttctatgtacaaaatttgatatatggTACTTATGTACCAGGAACACCAGAAGacaaagaaggaagaagaaggtaATAGAGGGGGCTGTGTCAGTAACCAGAAATAAAGTTGAGAAATTGTCAAAAGAAATGTCCtgtatctgaagaaaagatttATGCTATgattttggtatatatatatatagattttttcaCGTGTTTAAATAACCAtgtaaaattgatttattaattttaaatatgttttttatttttatcttttaaaattttccccacatttgttttttcaaaataaaccaaatatgagatggttgaacattttttttttctctttccctaGAATTTTCCTGGAAGTGGAACCAAAGATAAAATTAGATGAGAAAACCACCAAGAGAGTAATAGAATTTGAACTAAGAGGAACATCCTTGGAAGCAGATCATAAAATTCTTGAAAACCAGTGAGATGGATATTCACAAATATTTGTCTATGTTTCACAAATATTTGCATCAATCCTAAAGTTTGCAGAAGAATTAGCACCAGGGGCATCATAAAATTCATGGTAAAGACTTTGAAATGAATGGTAGAGCAGGGCTTTGAGCTCCAGGCTCTGTTTGTTTCATGGGAAAAcaacagaaagaaaaataaaaaaatgcccATACTGTTGGATGATGCCGTTCATGAAAGTAATTAAGGGCCATTGGGGAGTGGTTCTAAGTGGCAACTATCTTATGCCCCGTCCGATTGAGTTatcaaaatgtgattttttggtacttattaaaaatatatcatactTTATACGAGATATataatctcattattttattaaccGATCTTATATGTTGTACCtttatttaatgattaagaCTTCAATATACTTTGAAAGGTCGAAGCTAATTgagtattataaaatttttcttagaAGTTTTGTGTCGACGACTTCTATGAAGCGAGATATCATAAAAAATGTGATTtactgatttttaaaagaataccTATCAAGTATTAGTCCAAAAACCACTTCGACTAATTCTctttattattaaaagttattttgtatCTTAAAACTTTGTTAAAAGCGAATCAGTCTTGGGTTATCTGGAATCTAATCTCTTTGATTAGATACTACGAAAAAAAAAGTCACTGACTACAAACATGGATAGCTCCAGTCTCTGAATTTTGTGATGGGTTTCTATTAGATTCAAAAGAATTTTCAACTACTAATCAAATCATTGAAGACTTAAAAGTCCTTAGCCCTATGTAATCTTTTAATATAAACAATTAATCCCGACCAATTATTTCATTAGGTAAGGTAAAAGCATATGCAGAAGTCAATAGAAGAACAGACATGAATGTCAGAGTAGGACCAAATTAGGTATATTAGTCAAGGGTGTAAAAAAGTATAATgtgatcaatttttcaaaaaaaaaagaaagttgaatCAAGATTGAACCAAACCAAGCTTATTTAAAGTCAGCTTGATTTGATTCAAATAATAAGTTGAACACATTAATTTAGGCCTCCACTTCCTTTTGTGGAACGTCCAATCGATAAAATcagttttcaaaattctaaagcCGATCTTTATGAATCGGTTTGAC
This DNA window, taken from Vitis vinifera cultivar Pinot Noir 40024 chromosome 2, ASM3070453v1, encodes the following:
- the LOC100243329 gene encoding aluminum-activated malate transporter 9, giving the protein MNGKKGSYEINIPSTTKAKQPESRKKSGGGGGGGGFSFKGWMWSVWEFGKEDSNRVKFSLKVGLAVLLVSLLILFRAPYDVFGTNIIWSILTVAIMFEYTVGATFNRGFNRALGSVLAGIFAIAIAQLALSAGRVAEPFIIGVSIFLIGAITSFMKLWPSLVQYEYGFRVILFTYCLIIVSGYRMGNPFRTAMDRLYSIALGGIVAVLVNVLVFPIWAGEQLHKELVKSFDSVADSLEECVRKYLEDDGSDHPEFSKTVMDEFPDEPAYRTCRKTLNSSAKLESLANSAKWEPPHGKFRHFFYPWSEYVKVGAVLRYCAYEVMALHGVLHSEIQAPYNLRLTFQSEIKEATSQAAELVRCLGKDVSSMKQSIKTSLLKKVHSSTERLQYAIDLHSYLLTCHSDPPDTSSKPLSKLLSHAVSYDLSDQLNDPNPQTQDTPSGTLPLPLVTAESYHEMMRKQMRRLHSWPSREVDAFEEDGGLCMDTLPRMRALESTAALSLATFTSLLIEFVARLDHLVEAVDQLAVMAKFNHESL